From Pseudomonas hefeiensis, one genomic window encodes:
- a CDS encoding SDR family NAD(P)-dependent oxidoreductase: protein MSKRLQDKVVLLTGIGSGMGRETARLFASEGAIVVGCDINPQTAAETAKLVESDGHSIDVVAPVDLSDRDDVARWIDGAAARHGRIDALYNNASLPRFAPFAVQSDADYVFTIQNELDLVWRACQLAWPYLVKSKGAIVNIGSGAGMQGARALPQAAHAAAKGAVLALTRQLAAEGIAVGVRVNSVSPGVMNTPPVQAMYREFGDKAPVAPIVERTLTGKPGEPIAVAWAGLYLTSDESKWVTGINIPVDGGASSIM, encoded by the coding sequence ATGAGCAAGCGATTGCAGGACAAGGTCGTTTTACTGACCGGCATTGGCAGTGGAATGGGGCGCGAGACAGCTCGGCTGTTCGCTAGCGAAGGTGCGATCGTCGTCGGCTGCGACATCAATCCGCAGACGGCCGCAGAAACCGCGAAACTGGTAGAAAGCGATGGTCATTCCATCGACGTGGTTGCTCCTGTTGACCTCAGCGACCGCGACGATGTAGCGCGTTGGATCGATGGTGCTGCCGCTCGGCATGGCCGCATTGACGCACTTTACAATAATGCCAGTCTGCCGCGTTTTGCGCCTTTTGCGGTGCAGAGCGACGCCGACTATGTCTTCACCATCCAGAATGAACTCGATCTTGTCTGGCGTGCTTGCCAGCTTGCCTGGCCGTATCTGGTGAAGTCCAAAGGTGCCATTGTCAACATCGGCTCCGGTGCTGGCATGCAGGGAGCGAGAGCGCTTCCGCAGGCTGCACATGCCGCGGCGAAAGGTGCGGTCCTTGCCCTCACGCGCCAACTGGCCGCAGAAGGCATCGCTGTTGGTGTACGGGTTAACTCGGTCAGCCCTGGTGTAATGAACACCCCGCCGGTTCAGGCGATGTATCGGGAGTTTGGCGACAAGGCACCCGTGGCCCCGATCGTGGAGCGCACCCTGACGGGTAAGCCGGGCGAGCCGATCGCTGTCGCTTGGGCAGGCCTTTACCTGACCTCTGATGAGTCTAAATGGGTCACCGGGATCAATATTCCCGTGGACGGTGGCGCCAGCTCAATCATGTAA
- a CDS encoding FAD-binding oxidoreductase, whose protein sequence is MRTPPNVSPEVFSVALQAFAGVVGKEWVFVEDEDLFPYRDSYSPLRDTPEDRSASAAVAPGSVEEVQAVVRIADKHRIPLYTISTGKNLGYGGSAPNHGGSVVLDLKRMNRIIEVNESNGYAIVEPGVSYFDLYNYIQERGLKVWLDVADPGWGSVVGNALDHGVGHTLSRFRNHFDSHCGMEVVLANGEMVRTGMGALPGSQTWGQFKMGMGPILDGIFSQSNFGVVTKMGIWLMPAPEAFMHGMVMAARYDDLHAVVELLKYVENTGLASGAPEMSSPLLGISNYTKHLVDAFYEGPPQLQKQHADLIAKASVGYSAELQKYGLDNNIPYWVLNLKFYGPPKVIQAQWEAVQELAEKSIKGVRFQAGQIQSDPRKASAEWTVYPQDVGVPNMDFFGMGTRAGGNPHPMRGHMWFSPVIPQTAQGILEANRVFEEAYRTLPALQNVPIWNLRPFALPAPFFERAFLFIVGFPITDDASMNKASIKAYRTLLDIGAQHGWGEYRCHPEFQDQAMGLYSYNNNSLLRLNEVIKDAIDPNGILSPGRYGIWPRHLRKGAQ, encoded by the coding sequence ATGAGAACACCCCCGAATGTTTCCCCCGAAGTTTTTTCCGTCGCACTACAGGCGTTTGCTGGTGTAGTCGGAAAAGAATGGGTCTTCGTTGAGGACGAGGATCTGTTTCCCTACCGCGATTCTTATTCCCCGCTGCGCGACACGCCCGAGGATCGAAGCGCATCAGCTGCCGTGGCGCCCGGTTCGGTTGAAGAGGTGCAGGCGGTCGTGCGCATTGCCGATAAGCACCGCATACCGCTTTATACGATTTCCACCGGCAAAAACCTCGGCTACGGCGGTTCAGCGCCCAATCATGGCGGCAGTGTTGTGCTGGATCTGAAGCGGATGAACCGCATCATTGAGGTCAACGAAAGCAACGGCTACGCAATCGTGGAGCCCGGCGTCAGCTATTTCGATCTGTATAACTACATCCAGGAACGTGGCCTGAAAGTGTGGTTGGATGTCGCCGACCCGGGCTGGGGCAGTGTGGTTGGCAATGCGCTTGACCATGGTGTAGGTCACACGCTGTCGCGCTTTCGCAACCATTTCGATTCGCACTGCGGCATGGAGGTGGTGCTGGCCAATGGGGAAATGGTTCGCACAGGAATGGGAGCGCTACCCGGTTCCCAGACGTGGGGACAATTCAAGATGGGGATGGGGCCGATCCTGGACGGCATTTTTTCCCAGTCCAATTTCGGCGTTGTCACCAAGATGGGCATCTGGTTGATGCCGGCACCCGAGGCCTTCATGCACGGCATGGTGATGGCCGCGCGTTATGACGATCTGCACGCCGTAGTGGAATTGCTCAAGTACGTCGAGAACACCGGCTTAGCCTCTGGTGCGCCGGAAATGAGCAGTCCACTGCTGGGCATCAGCAATTACACGAAACATCTTGTAGACGCCTTTTACGAAGGTCCGCCGCAGCTGCAGAAGCAGCATGCTGATCTGATTGCGAAAGCCAGTGTTGGTTACTCGGCTGAACTGCAGAAGTATGGGCTGGACAACAACATTCCTTACTGGGTGCTTAACCTGAAGTTCTACGGACCACCGAAGGTGATCCAGGCCCAGTGGGAGGCGGTACAGGAGCTGGCGGAAAAATCGATCAAGGGTGTTCGCTTTCAGGCTGGCCAGATTCAGAGCGATCCGCGCAAAGCTTCCGCTGAGTGGACGGTTTACCCTCAGGATGTGGGTGTACCGAATATGGATTTCTTCGGCATGGGAACACGTGCAGGAGGCAACCCGCATCCGATGCGCGGCCATATGTGGTTCTCTCCGGTTATTCCACAGACTGCGCAAGGCATTCTCGAAGCCAATCGCGTCTTCGAAGAGGCATACCGGACGCTGCCTGCGCTGCAGAATGTACCGATCTGGAACCTCAGGCCTTTTGCATTGCCTGCGCCGTTTTTCGAGCGTGCTTTCCTTTTCATCGTAGGGTTCCCGATCACCGATGATGCGTCGATGAACAAGGCCTCCATCAAGGCGTATCGGACTCTGCTCGATATCGGCGCACAGCATGGCTGGGGCGAATACCGTTGCCACCCGGAATTCCAGGACCAGGCCATGGGCCTGTATTCGTATAACAACAACAGTCTCTTGCGCTTGAATGAGGTCATCAAGGACGCCATTGATCCCAACGGGATTCTTTCGCCGGGCCGCTACGGCATCTGGCCCAGGCACTTGAGGAAGGGCGCCCAATGA
- a CDS encoding p-hydroxyphenylacetate 3-hydroxylase oxygenase component encodes MKTPNPLLEDLKGVLPTIAANAFEAERARCVPAENIALLKGIGMHHALQPKKYGGMEISLPQFADCIALLAGSCASTAWAMSLLCTHSHQIAMFSSKLQDEMWGNDPDATASSSIAPFGRTEEVEGGVTFSGEMGWSSGCDHAEWAIMGFFRENAEGTRDYCFAVLPSSDYEIRDDWFAVGMRGSGSKTLIVKNAFVPEHRIQKAKDMIEGKSAGFGLYPDSKIFFAPYRPYFASGFSTVSLGIAERMLDVFREKTRNRVRAYTGAAVGAATPALMRLAESTHQVAAARALLEKSWEEIAEYSERHEYPSRTTLTFWRTNQGYATKMCIQAVDRLMEAAGGGAWFETNELQRLFRDAHLTGAHAYTDYDVCAQILGRELMGLEPDPSMA; translated from the coding sequence ATGAAAACTCCAAACCCGCTGCTGGAAGACCTGAAAGGTGTTCTGCCTACTATCGCGGCTAATGCCTTCGAGGCCGAACGCGCGCGTTGTGTTCCCGCCGAAAATATCGCTTTGCTCAAAGGTATTGGTATGCACCATGCGTTGCAGCCGAAAAAGTACGGCGGCATGGAGATTTCTCTGCCTCAGTTTGCCGACTGCATCGCATTGTTGGCCGGTTCCTGTGCCAGCACGGCCTGGGCCATGAGCCTTCTATGTACTCACAGTCATCAAATCGCAATGTTTTCCAGCAAGCTGCAGGATGAGATGTGGGGAAATGACCCCGATGCTACTGCCAGTAGCAGCATCGCGCCTTTTGGGCGCACCGAGGAGGTGGAGGGAGGCGTCACTTTCAGTGGTGAGATGGGATGGAGTTCAGGCTGTGATCATGCCGAATGGGCCATCATGGGGTTCTTTCGTGAGAATGCCGAAGGCACTCGGGATTATTGTTTTGCGGTGCTGCCAAGCAGTGACTACGAAATTCGTGATGACTGGTTTGCCGTTGGTATGCGTGGCAGCGGTAGCAAAACCCTGATCGTCAAGAATGCTTTCGTGCCCGAGCACCGAATCCAGAAAGCCAAGGACATGATCGAAGGCAAGTCGGCGGGCTTTGGTTTGTATCCGGACAGCAAGATTTTCTTCGCCCCTTATCGGCCTTATTTCGCCAGCGGTTTTTCGACTGTCAGCCTGGGTATTGCCGAGCGCATGTTGGATGTCTTTCGCGAGAAAACCCGCAACCGCGTCCGTGCCTACACCGGTGCCGCTGTCGGCGCAGCCACCCCGGCATTGATGCGCCTGGCCGAATCCACGCATCAAGTTGCGGCTGCCCGAGCTTTGCTGGAAAAAAGCTGGGAAGAGATTGCCGAATACAGCGAGCGCCACGAGTACCCTAGCCGCACCACGCTCACGTTCTGGCGTACCAATCAAGGCTATGCCACGAAAATGTGCATCCAGGCTGTGGACCGTCTGATGGAAGCGGCCGGCGGCGGCGCCTGGTTTGAAACCAACGAGTTGCAACGCCTTTTCCGCGACGCACATCTTACGGGGGCGCACGCCTATACCGACTATGACGTTTGTGCACAGATACTTGGTCGCGAACTGATGGGTCTTGAGCCCGATCCCTCAATGGCCTAA
- a CDS encoding TetR/AcrR family transcriptional regulator produces the protein MQEKSLGRPRSEATRLQILNSTIKLLHENSIQAISIEAIAKEAGVSKATIYRWWDSKALLVIDAFIENHLLKTPLPIELGPKKAIAAHFRTLVEQFSGWPGRILAQIIAEGQSDPSVLRAFRERFHYGRRAIVKETLEEWKRSGEIPSDTDVESLMDIIYSAVYMRLLVGHAPLNEEFAKSHIDYIYHLLGVTNSEN, from the coding sequence ATGCAGGAGAAGTCTTTAGGACGACCACGCAGCGAAGCTACTCGGCTGCAAATACTGAATTCGACCATAAAGTTGCTACACGAGAACTCTATTCAGGCCATCTCGATTGAGGCAATTGCAAAGGAAGCCGGGGTCAGCAAAGCAACGATCTACAGATGGTGGGACTCTAAAGCGCTGCTCGTGATTGACGCATTCATTGAAAACCATCTTCTCAAGACTCCACTGCCAATTGAACTCGGCCCAAAAAAGGCCATCGCTGCTCATTTCCGCACACTGGTAGAGCAGTTTTCTGGTTGGCCAGGCCGAATCCTTGCTCAAATCATAGCCGAGGGACAATCTGACCCTTCTGTATTACGAGCCTTTCGAGAGAGATTCCACTATGGACGACGCGCGATAGTTAAAGAAACACTTGAAGAATGGAAACGCAGCGGTGAGATCCCAAGCGATACCGATGTCGAGTCGCTTATGGACATAATCTACTCAGCAGTCTACATGCGCTTGTTGGTTGGCCACGCCCCATTAAACGAGGAATTTGCTAAGTCGCATATCGACTACATATACCACTTGCTGGGAGTAACGAACTCAGAAAACTGA
- the hpaR gene encoding homoprotocatechuate degradation operon regulator HpaR, protein MPKHRQSLTLNLLQAREVAMSFFRPSLKDIGLTEQQWRVVRILSQQGELEINRLADLACILKPSMTGVLARMETAELVERRRSEHDQRRVLVKLTAAGERCFESMSGRMEENYERLQERYGAEKLQTLLVLLNELKTLKR, encoded by the coding sequence ATGCCCAAGCACCGACAGTCTCTGACACTCAACCTGCTCCAGGCCCGGGAAGTGGCCATGAGTTTTTTCCGGCCTTCTCTGAAAGATATAGGCCTCACTGAGCAACAATGGCGGGTAGTGCGGATTCTCAGTCAGCAGGGCGAACTGGAGATCAATCGCTTGGCGGACTTGGCATGTATTCTCAAGCCCAGCATGACTGGCGTACTGGCGCGGATGGAGACCGCAGAGTTGGTCGAACGACGGCGCTCAGAACACGACCAGCGCCGAGTTCTGGTGAAACTGACCGCTGCCGGAGAGCGTTGCTTTGAAAGTATGAGCGGGCGCATGGAAGAGAACTATGAGCGCTTGCAGGAGCGCTACGGCGCGGAGAAGTTGCAGACGTTGTTAGTGTTGCTCAATGAGTTGAAGACACTGAAGCGTTGA
- a CDS encoding NADH:flavin oxidoreductase — protein sequence MTNISMNTSNAAKVLASPLQINGLQIKNRIILGPMAVLRPTEDGRPSEQTIAFLKRRAQGGVGLVIVGGSVCSERAWNESPFSPNLRFDKDAFVDDLKRVSDAVHECGAAVFAQLFPSFGRMGVPRNGQWILAASPKPVNLGAGGLPNHLYIPGGRITPVPHEASIQEIKDIEANVVAGARRAKASGFDGVEIGAHMCYFYSSFLSPLANQRTDEYGGSVANRARALRDVVAAVRAEVGPDYPVGVRMSVNDHMPDGQGPEGYAEVAAHIAEVGLDFISLSEGNYESMRDNVPSTSGNMLNHGGPQAFRKALGSGVLLFLSSTPDPRQAAAAIWDGDVDASMLARQMLADPDYAVKVIEGREAEIVWCDHANSCLRRLILNAPVACHKNPEMGREDPKAKRSSPVQNLGVWVAGNNVLMGVADKLVRATQKK from the coding sequence ATGACCAACATTTCGATGAATACAAGCAATGCAGCCAAGGTGCTGGCAAGCCCGCTGCAGATCAATGGATTGCAGATTAAAAACCGCATTATCCTTGGGCCGATGGCGGTACTTCGCCCGACCGAGGACGGCCGCCCAAGTGAGCAGACCATTGCTTTCCTCAAGCGTCGTGCGCAGGGCGGGGTGGGCCTGGTCATCGTTGGTGGATCGGTATGCAGCGAACGAGCCTGGAATGAGTCGCCGTTTTCGCCAAACCTTCGCTTTGACAAAGACGCATTCGTCGATGACCTCAAGCGTGTGTCCGATGCTGTACATGAATGTGGTGCGGCAGTGTTCGCGCAGCTGTTTCCGAGCTTCGGCCGCATGGGCGTGCCGCGCAACGGTCAGTGGATTTTGGCGGCCAGCCCGAAGCCGGTGAACCTGGGGGCTGGCGGCTTGCCCAACCATCTCTATATCCCCGGTGGCCGAATAACTCCAGTGCCACACGAGGCCAGCATCCAGGAGATCAAGGACATCGAGGCGAACGTCGTCGCCGGTGCACGCCGGGCCAAGGCTAGTGGTTTCGATGGTGTCGAGATTGGCGCACACATGTGCTACTTCTACTCGTCCTTTTTGTCCCCGCTGGCCAATCAACGCACCGATGAATACGGTGGTTCGGTTGCGAATCGCGCTAGAGCCTTGCGCGATGTGGTTGCAGCAGTGCGCGCCGAAGTCGGCCCGGATTATCCGGTGGGGGTGCGCATGAGTGTGAATGACCATATGCCCGACGGCCAGGGGCCGGAGGGTTACGCTGAGGTCGCAGCGCACATCGCCGAGGTCGGCCTGGACTTCATCTCGCTAAGCGAGGGCAACTACGAGTCGATGCGTGACAATGTGCCGAGTACTTCCGGCAACATGCTGAACCACGGGGGGCCGCAGGCCTTCCGCAAGGCACTGGGTAGCGGGGTGCTCCTGTTCCTTTCCAGTACTCCAGATCCCCGGCAAGCGGCGGCGGCTATTTGGGACGGCGATGTCGATGCAAGCATGCTGGCACGGCAGATGCTGGCCGACCCTGATTATGCGGTGAAGGTAATCGAAGGTCGTGAGGCTGAGATCGTGTGGTGCGACCATGCCAATTCCTGTTTACGCAGGCTGATACTCAACGCGCCGGTTGCCTGTCATAAAAACCCGGAGATGGGACGCGAGGATCCGAAAGCCAAACGTTCCAGTCCGGTTCAGAACCTGGGCGTCTGGGTAGCCGGTAACAATGTGCTGATGGGCGTTGCCGATAAACTCGTCCGCGCTACGCAAAAGAAATGA
- a CDS encoding TetR/AcrR family transcriptional regulator: protein MSTNKPVSTTKSIVGRPRSEATRRQILDATIRLLQEKSIQAISIEAIAREAGVSKSTIYRWWDSKALVVIDAFIENQMLKTALPRELGPREAIAQHFRSLVDQYSGWAGRLVAQILAEGQSDPSILRDFRERFHYGRRAIIRETLEEWRVSGEISPDTDIEILMDLIYGAVYMRLMIGHAPLNQAFAESHINFVYHLLGVKSTDPEA from the coding sequence ATGTCGACTAACAAACCTGTATCGACCACCAAATCGATAGTGGGTCGCCCACGAAGCGAAGCTACACGCCGTCAGATCCTGGATGCCACCATCAGGCTGTTGCAGGAAAAATCCATTCAAGCCATCTCAATCGAGGCGATAGCACGAGAAGCTGGCGTTAGTAAATCAACCATATACCGGTGGTGGGACTCCAAAGCGTTAGTCGTTATCGACGCGTTCATAGAGAACCAAATGTTGAAGACAGCCTTGCCACGAGAACTGGGTCCGAGAGAGGCAATTGCTCAGCACTTCCGCTCCCTCGTAGACCAATACTCTGGTTGGGCCGGTCGACTGGTCGCACAAATACTCGCGGAAGGTCAGTCAGATCCCTCTATTTTGAGAGATTTTCGAGAGCGGTTTCATTATGGAAGGCGCGCGATAATTCGAGAAACGCTAGAGGAATGGAGGGTGAGCGGCGAGATATCTCCCGATACGGATATCGAGATACTGATGGATTTGATTTACGGGGCCGTTTACATGCGACTCATGATTGGACACGCCCCACTTAACCAAGCGTTTGCCGAGTCGCACATAAACTTTGTGTACCACTTACTGGGTGTCAAGAGCACTGACCCCGAGGCCTAG
- a CDS encoding p-hydroxyphenylacetate 3-hydroxylase reductase component translates to MSDIYEIAASSAFDSRAFRRALGNFATGVTVVTAADHDGRKVGVTANSFNSVSLDPPLILWSIDKRSTSHDVFAAATHFAVNVLAADQIDLSNNFARPKDDRFAGIEYESGHGRAPILADCSARFQCEKYQQVDGGDHWIMIGKVVAFDDFGRSPLLYHQGAYSMVLPHTRMTKSAEGQPPSSHFQGRLSHNLYYLMTQALRAYQASYQPRQLSTGLRTSEARMLMVLENDAGLSLTDLQREVAMPEREIEEAVANLTRKGLVCEEDKRLRLTVKGIDETEGLWTIAREQQEKVFSQFSDDQLETFKTVLKAVIRL, encoded by the coding sequence ATGTCCGATATTTATGAAATTGCAGCTTCTTCTGCCTTCGATTCGCGTGCATTTCGCCGCGCCTTAGGTAACTTCGCCACCGGTGTGACAGTGGTGACAGCCGCCGATCACGATGGCCGAAAAGTGGGGGTGACGGCCAATAGCTTCAACTCGGTGTCGCTCGATCCGCCGTTGATTCTCTGGAGTATCGATAAGCGATCAACCAGTCATGATGTATTTGCTGCCGCTACCCACTTTGCCGTGAATGTGCTTGCTGCAGATCAAATTGATTTGTCGAACAATTTCGCTCGTCCGAAAGACGATCGTTTTGCTGGCATCGAATACGAGTCAGGTCACGGAAGGGCGCCCATTCTTGCTGATTGCTCCGCGCGTTTTCAGTGCGAAAAATATCAGCAGGTGGACGGTGGTGATCATTGGATCATGATCGGTAAGGTAGTGGCTTTCGATGATTTTGGTCGTTCGCCGTTGCTGTACCACCAGGGCGCATACTCCATGGTGTTGCCCCACACGCGCATGACAAAAAGTGCTGAAGGTCAGCCGCCTAGCAGCCACTTCCAAGGAAGGCTGAGCCACAATTTGTACTACCTCATGACCCAAGCATTGCGCGCGTATCAGGCAAGCTATCAGCCGCGGCAATTGTCCACAGGTTTGCGGACAAGTGAGGCGCGTATGTTGATGGTGCTGGAAAACGATGCAGGGTTGAGCCTCACGGATCTGCAACGGGAGGTGGCGATGCCCGAGCGGGAAATCGAAGAGGCCGTCGCCAATCTCACTCGTAAGGGGCTGGTCTGTGAAGAAGATAAGCGCTTGCGTCTGACCGTTAAAGGTATCGATGAAACAGAAGGATTATGGACAATAGCCCGAGAACAGCAGGAAAAAGTCTTCAGTCAATTCAGCGACGACCAATTGGAAACCTTCAAGACTGTGTTGAAAGCGGTTATCAGGCTCTGA
- a CDS encoding FAD-dependent oxidoreductase: MSQVKRVLIVGSGIGGATAAYALRRAGVDVHCIDIKPGIPSAGSGICLLHNTVRALNMIGLAEPCLDSGMRFDAFRQFDSSGQLLRSDPAPPSCGIRRPELARILESAALGAGAVLDKGLTIEHLDDRGDCVEVKFSDGREATYDLVVAADGAYSKLRDQVFGAECRPHFAGQSVWRFNAPRPAQIDGFCLYRSPSGKTVGSFPTSEDTCYLFYLENSVEPLRVPEDQASAMIRERLAEYTAPAVLEALDQVTDAKQVIFRPLDITLVPAPWYRGRVVLIGDAAHSPTPHMTSGGGMAIEDAVVLADCVSKTQSVNEALAMYSERRFERCKIICDASLQLCRFEQEDPLKNREKSAALLLKTYQYLGQPI; encoded by the coding sequence ATGAGTCAAGTTAAACGCGTTTTGATTGTAGGCAGCGGAATCGGCGGTGCCACCGCAGCTTATGCACTGCGCAGGGCAGGAGTGGACGTCCACTGTATCGATATCAAACCGGGGATTCCCTCGGCAGGGTCGGGCATTTGCCTGTTACACAACACGGTCCGGGCATTGAACATGATCGGATTGGCGGAGCCTTGTCTTGACAGTGGTATGCGATTCGACGCGTTTCGGCAGTTTGATTCCTCTGGTCAGCTCCTGCGTTCGGATCCTGCACCTCCCAGCTGTGGCATCCGTCGGCCAGAACTTGCTCGAATCCTGGAATCGGCAGCGCTAGGGGCAGGGGCGGTTCTGGATAAAGGGTTGACGATTGAACATCTCGACGACCGTGGGGACTGCGTCGAAGTTAAATTCTCGGATGGTCGCGAGGCTACCTATGACTTGGTTGTGGCTGCAGATGGCGCCTACTCCAAGCTCCGCGATCAGGTTTTCGGTGCCGAGTGCAGGCCGCATTTTGCAGGTCAGAGTGTATGGCGTTTCAATGCGCCGCGTCCGGCTCAGATTGATGGGTTCTGTTTGTACCGCAGCCCGTCAGGGAAAACAGTGGGTTCATTCCCGACATCGGAGGACACCTGCTACCTGTTTTATCTCGAGAACAGTGTGGAGCCTCTGCGGGTACCAGAGGATCAAGCGAGCGCGATGATTCGCGAGCGCCTTGCCGAATATACCGCGCCCGCTGTATTGGAAGCTCTTGACCAGGTGACCGATGCCAAGCAGGTTATCTTCCGTCCGCTGGATATCACTCTGGTGCCGGCACCTTGGTACCGTGGCCGCGTAGTGCTCATCGGCGATGCTGCACATTCTCCAACGCCGCATATGACGTCGGGAGGTGGGATGGCCATCGAAGATGCCGTGGTGCTTGCAGACTGCGTATCCAAGACCCAATCGGTTAACGAGGCGTTGGCGATGTATAGCGAGCGCCGATTTGAACGATGCAAAATCATTTGTGACGCGTCATTGCAACTTTGTCGCTTTGAGCAGGAAGATCCACTGAAAAATAGAGAGAAGTCGGCGGCTCTATTGCTGAAAACCTATCAATATTTGGGGCAGCCTATCTAA
- a CDS encoding c-type cytochrome, with the protein MKTNRLIVLMMLAGLAVASEPAKQAVPAHRGKQIFDQWCGICHAASPRMPGTASLAAKYGGSLPAALEERTDMPPAFIEHFVRKGVLIMPAFRKTEITDADLELLVDYLKAKDQ; encoded by the coding sequence ATGAAGACGAATCGCCTCATCGTGCTGATGATGTTGGCAGGTCTCGCAGTCGCCTCCGAACCGGCCAAGCAAGCAGTACCAGCCCATCGCGGCAAGCAGATTTTCGATCAGTGGTGCGGGATTTGTCACGCCGCATCACCACGCATGCCCGGCACTGCTTCACTGGCGGCCAAGTACGGCGGCAGCTTACCGGCTGCATTGGAAGAGCGCACTGATATGCCTCCGGCCTTCATCGAACATTTCGTTCGCAAGGGCGTACTGATCATGCCGGCATTCCGTAAAACCGAAATAACCGACGCCGACCTTGAATTGCTTGTCGACTACCTAAAGGCCAAAGACCAATGA
- a CDS encoding MFS transporter — protein sequence MSSHSVSDTLTKAAGNRKEARNGTAALVIGHCAGLMDITTLPIWVGIVLIGQLALDPQRAGFLLTLFLGSVVLSSLCIAPKLSRLNRKRIASAAYAVAGMAFASMPSVSGSYTLLASAHVVAGLAVGCGLSIVHGTMGSTANPHRTAAMAFSSLSLLSILVMATLPPLVGKNGPNIFFYTMSGIMFTAALAALLAFPKVARAIQHDQSKLAKLPTRVWFGIAGVSLLMVSHSMVFGFIERVGGWHGFSAAQITTVLVISGFVNLVPVALSSLLERRLPASGVVIAGPLIQATAAVAVTQFSGYGVYIVATSVLIAVVTFTHVFAFGVLARLDPSGRVVAATPVMVMAGSATGPLLGGVLALHVGYGSLGWAALVLGLLSALCFRLGTRKA from the coding sequence ATGAGCTCACATTCTGTTTCTGACACTCTGACGAAGGCTGCTGGTAACCGGAAGGAAGCCCGCAACGGTACCGCGGCGCTCGTCATCGGGCATTGCGCTGGCCTGATGGATATCACCACTTTGCCGATCTGGGTTGGAATCGTCCTGATCGGGCAACTGGCACTTGATCCGCAGCGTGCCGGGTTCTTGCTGACTCTGTTCCTCGGGTCGGTCGTGCTTAGCAGCCTGTGTATTGCACCAAAACTATCCCGACTCAACCGCAAGCGCATTGCGTCGGCGGCTTATGCCGTGGCGGGTATGGCCTTCGCCAGCATGCCAAGCGTAAGTGGTAGCTATACCCTTTTGGCTTCGGCGCATGTCGTGGCAGGTCTGGCGGTCGGCTGCGGCCTGTCGATCGTTCACGGGACGATGGGTAGCACTGCTAATCCGCACCGCACAGCGGCAATGGCATTTAGCTCGCTGAGCCTGCTGTCCATCCTGGTGATGGCGACGCTGCCTCCGCTAGTGGGCAAGAACGGCCCGAACATATTCTTCTACACAATGTCGGGCATCATGTTTACTGCCGCACTCGCCGCACTGCTGGCTTTTCCGAAGGTAGCCCGTGCGATCCAGCACGATCAATCCAAGCTCGCCAAGTTGCCTACGCGAGTATGGTTCGGCATCGCTGGCGTGAGTCTATTGATGGTGAGCCATTCGATGGTCTTCGGATTCATCGAGCGTGTAGGAGGCTGGCACGGATTCAGCGCGGCGCAGATCACCACAGTGCTTGTCATCAGTGGCTTCGTGAATCTCGTTCCTGTCGCCCTTTCCAGTCTCCTTGAACGCCGCTTGCCGGCCTCGGGCGTAGTTATTGCGGGTCCTCTGATACAAGCCACTGCTGCAGTTGCTGTGACCCAGTTCAGTGGTTACGGGGTTTACATCGTAGCGACCTCAGTTCTCATCGCCGTCGTCACATTCACCCATGTGTTCGCATTCGGGGTACTTGCGCGTCTGGATCCGTCCGGTCGCGTGGTCGCAGCCACTCCGGTGATGGTCATGGCGGGTTCGGCTACTGGCCCACTCCTGGGGGGCGTGCTCGCCCTGCATGTTGGCTATGGCAGCTTGGGCTGGGCGGCGTTGGTATTGGGGCTTTTGTCCGCCCTCTGCTTTCGCCTTGGTACCCGTAAGGCGTGA